A genomic stretch from Roseiconus lacunae includes:
- a CDS encoding ABC transporter permease, producing the protein MSLQPDDFWTFSEWLLRPGAFLESALLKGCVLVVLAIVLGLLVGYVISAARYGPGEGFYAVARAVRDFFTTDMPGTSPRRIFALARLAFKEAIRRRVLFVFGLFVVLLLLAGWFLNPDSDDPARLYISFVLTATNYLVLALALFISAFSLPQDIQSRTIYTIVTKPVRPSEIVLGRMLGFIGVGTLMLVPMGLLSYLFVRRGLDHSHVEVVDATRDEDGTVTGKTDYVRKHEHSFTIEAGETVGLTDFVRGHRHVVRQIDDQTFEIGPPTQHLRARIPVYGEIQFYDRAGAPKDAGIDVGAEKTDGGYGSAGISRLIGIARGPRKLEHGYVEGGTLGMAEFTFDNVVESLYPDGIPVDLSIRAYRSYKGDIESGIRGSLTMKNPDTGAESNPIPFVVDEYQVDERTLPLQIEGTDGEGATRELSVYDDLVTEDGRMQIMLRCLDRSQYLGVTKSGVYLRPAESSFEWNFTKAYISIWFQMTMIIAFGVMFSTFLSGPVAMVITAVCVLMGFSAEAIYDTRHFIDSPIERGGGPIESLVRLVKQDAMTTQLDVEGVANTLIKSADAGIVYTLDAVATAVPNLPRMVSTAEYAASGVNIFGAVLARHGVATLGYCLLAFLISYFLLKSREIAA; encoded by the coding sequence ATGAGCTTACAACCCGATGATTTTTGGACGTTCTCGGAGTGGTTGCTGCGTCCGGGAGCATTCCTAGAGAGCGCGCTATTGAAAGGCTGCGTCCTAGTCGTCTTAGCAATCGTTTTGGGATTGCTGGTCGGCTATGTCATCTCGGCAGCCCGCTATGGCCCCGGCGAAGGCTTCTATGCTGTCGCCCGTGCGGTCCGTGATTTCTTCACCACCGACATGCCGGGCACCAGCCCGCGACGGATTTTCGCACTCGCGCGACTGGCCTTTAAAGAAGCGATCCGTCGCCGCGTGCTGTTTGTCTTTGGGCTCTTTGTGGTGCTGCTGTTGCTCGCCGGATGGTTCCTCAACCCCGACAGCGACGATCCTGCGCGGCTTTACATCAGCTTTGTATTGACGGCAACAAACTACTTGGTGCTCGCGTTGGCACTGTTTATCAGCGCGTTCTCGCTGCCTCAGGACATCCAGTCGCGAACGATTTATACGATCGTGACCAAACCGGTCCGCCCCAGCGAGATCGTGCTCGGCCGAATGCTTGGATTCATCGGCGTCGGAACGCTGATGCTGGTACCGATGGGCTTGCTCAGTTATTTGTTCGTCCGTCGTGGGCTCGATCACTCGCATGTCGAAGTGGTCGACGCGACCCGAGACGAAGATGGCACCGTGACGGGGAAAACCGATTACGTCCGCAAACACGAACATTCCTTCACGATTGAAGCCGGCGAGACCGTCGGACTTACCGATTTTGTTCGCGGTCACCGCCACGTCGTCCGACAAATTGACGACCAAACGTTTGAGATCGGACCTCCGACCCAGCACCTGCGAGCCCGCATCCCTGTCTACGGCGAGATTCAATTTTACGATCGCGCCGGTGCCCCCAAAGACGCCGGGATCGACGTCGGTGCCGAAAAGACTGACGGCGGATACGGATCGGCGGGGATCTCACGCCTAATCGGAATCGCCCGCGGCCCGCGAAAGCTCGAACACGGTTACGTCGAAGGCGGCACGCTGGGGATGGCCGAGTTTACGTTTGATAACGTCGTTGAATCACTGTATCCCGATGGTATCCCCGTCGACTTGTCGATTCGTGCTTACCGTTCCTACAAAGGTGATATCGAATCCGGAATCCGCGGATCGCTGACGATGAAGAACCCCGACACGGGCGCCGAATCGAATCCGATCCCCTTTGTCGTCGATGAATACCAAGTCGACGAGCGAACGCTTCCGCTGCAAATCGAAGGAACCGACGGCGAAGGCGCGACGCGTGAACTAAGCGTTTACGACGACTTGGTCACCGAAGACGGTCGCATGCAAATCATGTTGCGATGCTTGGACCGCAGCCAGTACCTGGGGGTGACCAAGAGTGGGGTCTATCTGCGTCCCGCCGAATCGTCCTTTGAGTGGAATTTTACCAAGGCATACATCTCGATTTGGTTCCAGATGACCATGATCATCGCCTTCGGTGTGATGTTCAGTACGTTCCTTAGCGGTCCGGTCGCGATGGTCATCACCGCCGTGTGCGTGTTGATGGGCTTCTCCGCCGAAGCCATCTATGACACCCGGCACTTCATCGATTCGCCGATCGAACGTGGGGGCGGACCGATCGAATCCTTGGTCCGTCTGGTCAAACAGGATGCGATGACGACACAGCTTGATGTCGAAGGCGTCGCCAACACATTGATCAAATCTGCCGATGCGGGCATCGTCTACACACTTGATGCGGTCGCGACGGCCGTGCCCAACTTGCCGCGCATGGTGAGCACGGCGGAGTATGCTGCCAGTGGTGTCAACATCTTCGGTGCGGTGCTCGCCCGACATGGTGTCGCGACACTGGGATATTGTTTGTTGGCATTTCTAATCAGTTACTTTTTATTGAAATCTCGCGAGATCGCGGCATGA
- a CDS encoding ICP22 family protein: MNQSTAFRRKIVYLVILVATLVPLYLLGRPSDGTPDSGGQLALMRQKYGIAESDLGEISPASETMKLASLGLRGVAATLLWEKAHDYRVAHEWDRLKASLNNIALLQPHYDKVWEHQAHNLAYNVSIEFDDYRQRYEMVREGTEFLTRGVRQNRKAPRLIWYTGWFYGQKIGMSDEKKQFRRLFSEDKVLHDSLANEGIAVDSNEAKGPDQKPDNWLVGRLWLDHGYDIVDAGVKIRRQSPINFFETGPKWLFKHAEAIEKEGVLDERAVRAYTKSSEGWEQFGRRSIPTNDGFSIKLGSLDDLNAQKNEKLEQFRKVAGDVYEKMRDEKVAALPVDVRKVYEKAPEERTEAGKQAMPAILASIEPNRDQVLKQLPQSAQLTAIQLIDEIKDLDARIQKTDSYRRQINYVYWQSLAMAEQEERTVQARRLVYEAEKANADAEIYLAIEKYKQAFEIWAEIFDDYPILTIDDSAEDLYMSIRRYMIAIDSEDLPEDFPLATFARMMNSENGIQNADAYKLVREQQVDLAAKRKKELEEEERARELEAMKAAEAEKATEEQPEAESDPSEDAEMKSDESNDPESAEAQPAEAQPAEEMKQEETDSPEEQSDSEEQAEQAEPAEPDSPDADGDSAEDTDSKADAESAPQEAPASTDDSGSGDSGSDDTPGSDDAS, encoded by the coding sequence ATGAACCAGTCGACTGCATTCCGTCGCAAGATCGTTTACCTGGTCATTCTTGTTGCCACCTTGGTTCCGTTGTACCTGCTGGGTCGGCCGTCCGATGGGACGCCCGACTCTGGCGGCCAACTGGCACTGATGCGGCAGAAGTATGGCATCGCAGAAAGCGATCTTGGTGAAATCAGCCCTGCAAGCGAAACGATGAAGCTTGCGTCCCTCGGCCTTCGCGGGGTCGCCGCGACGCTGCTGTGGGAAAAAGCTCACGACTATCGAGTCGCCCATGAATGGGATCGCTTGAAGGCATCGTTGAACAACATCGCGCTGCTGCAGCCCCACTACGACAAAGTTTGGGAACACCAGGCACACAACCTGGCGTATAACGTCTCGATCGAATTCGATGACTACCGCCAACGTTATGAAATGGTCCGCGAAGGGACCGAGTTTTTGACGCGCGGCGTTCGCCAGAACCGCAAGGCACCTCGACTGATTTGGTACACCGGTTGGTTCTACGGCCAAAAGATCGGTATGTCGGATGAGAAAAAACAGTTCCGTCGTTTGTTCTCCGAAGACAAAGTTCTGCACGACTCGCTTGCCAACGAAGGCATCGCGGTCGACAGCAACGAAGCGAAAGGCCCCGATCAAAAGCCGGACAATTGGCTGGTCGGTCGACTCTGGCTTGATCACGGCTACGACATTGTCGACGCCGGTGTGAAAATCCGTCGCCAATCGCCGATCAACTTCTTCGAAACCGGTCCTAAATGGCTGTTCAAACATGCCGAAGCGATCGAAAAAGAAGGTGTCCTCGATGAACGTGCCGTTCGCGCTTACACCAAGTCCTCCGAAGGCTGGGAGCAATTCGGACGACGTAGTATCCCCACCAACGATGGCTTCTCGATCAAACTCGGATCGCTCGACGACCTGAACGCCCAAAAGAACGAAAAGCTCGAACAGTTCCGTAAAGTCGCCGGCGACGTCTACGAAAAAATGCGAGACGAAAAAGTCGCCGCACTGCCGGTCGATGTTCGAAAGGTCTACGAAAAGGCTCCCGAAGAACGCACCGAAGCTGGCAAACAAGCAATGCCCGCGATCTTGGCGTCGATCGAACCCAACCGCGACCAAGTCCTGAAACAGCTGCCCCAGTCGGCTCAGTTGACCGCGATTCAATTGATCGATGAAATCAAAGACCTGGATGCCCGTATCCAGAAAACGGATAGCTATCGGCGTCAGATCAACTACGTCTACTGGCAAAGCTTGGCGATGGCCGAGCAGGAAGAACGAACCGTCCAGGCACGTCGCTTGGTCTACGAAGCCGAAAAAGCAAACGCGGACGCCGAAATCTATTTGGCGATCGAAAAGTACAAGCAGGCATTCGAGATCTGGGCGGAAATCTTTGACGATTACCCGATCCTCACGATCGACGACTCCGCCGAAGATCTTTACATGTCGATCCGCCGCTACATGATCGCGATCGACTCCGAAGACCTGCCCGAGGACTTTCCGTTGGCAACGTTCGCTCGCATGATGAATTCCGAAAACGGAATCCAGAACGCCGATGCCTACAAGCTGGTTCGCGAACAACAAGTAGATCTCGCGGCGAAACGAAAGAAGGAACTCGAAGAAGAAGAGCGTGCCCGTGAGTTGGAAGCGATGAAGGCGGCCGAAGCCGAAAAAGCGACCGAGGAGCAGCCCGAGGCGGAATCGGATCCATCCGAGGACGCCGAAATGAAATCCGATGAGTCCAACGATCCAGAATCTGCCGAAGCACAGCCCGCCGAAGCACAGCCCGCCGAAGAAATGAAGCAGGAAGAAACTGACTCGCCCGAAGAGCAATCCGACTCCGAAGAGCAAGCCGAACAAGCCGAACCGGCCGAGCCTGACAGCCCGGATGCGGACGGTGATTCTGCCGAAGACACCGACTCAAAGGCCGACGCGGAATCAGCCCCCCAAGAGGCCCCCGCTTCGACCGATGACTCTGGCTCGGGTGACTCTGGCTCGGATGACACGCCGGGTTCCGACGACGCGTCTTAA
- a CDS encoding sigma-54-dependent Fis family transcriptional regulator: MGLDTYAVFGDPKDILLSISGMHHLPELLPLAVRKLGRDSQIALVRLWLLKPPTPTDCERCLLANECRDRSRCLQLAASYGNSRTEPSEHWTGTEGDFRRMPLGVRKVGHIAASGQPIRINLSSGSDWILRPDWIEREGIVAFQGMPLRYRDETLGVLGIFSRVPIGPSCDQWLMMISDQLAAAIANAQSVDEIENLRHRLEQENEYLREEVGEVSFGELVGSSAPLQTIVRQIDLVAPTDSSVLVLGESGTGKELIAREVHRRSARCGRPLIKVNCAAIPRELYESEFFGHRKGSFTGALRDRAGRFELADGGTLFLDEVGEIPLDLQSKLLRVLQEGELERVGEEQTRRVDVRIIAATNRDLRDEAGKGRFRQDLYYRLSVFPIELAPLRMRSEDIPLLAEHFLQIISRKLGRKPFRLTLANVQQLQRYHWPGNIRELQHVLERAAIVSLDGKLRFDLSGLESVGGAVAAAPASFTKDQAIMTEAEMVELQIANIRRALKQAGGKIYGKAGAAELLGIKPTTLASRMRTLKIDRH, from the coding sequence ATGGGACTCGATACCTACGCCGTTTTTGGCGACCCAAAAGACATCCTGCTGTCGATCTCGGGCATGCACCATTTGCCTGAATTGCTGCCGTTGGCGGTGCGAAAATTGGGGCGGGATTCACAAATCGCACTGGTGCGATTGTGGCTGCTTAAACCACCGACGCCGACCGATTGTGAACGTTGCTTACTAGCTAACGAGTGCCGTGACCGCAGTCGGTGTTTGCAGCTCGCCGCGAGCTACGGGAACAGTCGCACCGAACCGTCAGAGCACTGGACGGGGACGGAGGGGGATTTTCGCCGGATGCCGTTGGGGGTTCGGAAGGTGGGGCATATTGCGGCGAGCGGGCAACCGATTCGGATCAATTTATCGAGTGGATCGGATTGGATTCTTCGTCCCGACTGGATCGAGCGTGAAGGCATCGTCGCTTTTCAGGGCATGCCGCTTCGGTATCGCGACGAAACGCTTGGCGTGCTCGGCATCTTTTCGCGAGTGCCCATCGGGCCATCGTGCGATCAGTGGTTGATGATGATCTCGGATCAATTGGCCGCCGCGATTGCGAACGCGCAGTCGGTCGACGAGATTGAGAATCTGCGGCACCGATTAGAACAAGAAAATGAATACCTTCGTGAAGAGGTCGGCGAAGTCTCCTTCGGCGAATTGGTCGGCAGCAGCGCGCCGCTGCAAACGATCGTCCGCCAAATCGACTTGGTGGCCCCGACCGATTCAAGTGTGTTGGTATTGGGCGAAAGTGGTACGGGAAAAGAGCTGATCGCCCGAGAGGTGCATCGACGGAGTGCGCGTTGTGGTCGGCCGCTGATCAAGGTCAATTGCGCCGCGATTCCGCGTGAGTTGTACGAAAGCGAATTTTTCGGTCACCGCAAAGGATCGTTTACGGGGGCACTGAGAGATCGCGCCGGCCGATTCGAACTTGCCGACGGCGGCACGCTGTTTCTTGACGAGGTCGGCGAGATCCCTTTGGATTTGCAATCGAAATTGCTGAGGGTGTTGCAGGAAGGCGAGTTGGAACGAGTCGGCGAAGAGCAGACGCGGCGCGTCGACGTGCGGATCATCGCGGCGACCAATCGTGATCTGCGAGACGAGGCCGGCAAAGGGCGATTCCGTCAGGATCTTTATTATCGGTTGAGCGTCTTTCCGATCGAGCTTGCGCCGTTGCGGATGCGAAGCGAAGACATCCCGCTGTTGGCCGAACACTTTTTGCAGATAATCAGCCGCAAGCTTGGACGCAAACCGTTTCGATTGACACTCGCCAATGTGCAACAACTGCAGCGATACCATTGGCCTGGCAACATCCGCGAGCTGCAACACGTCCTTGAACGCGCCGCAATCGTTTCACTTGATGGCAAGTTGCGGTTCGACCTTTCCGGACTCGAGTCGGTGGGCGGAGCGGTTGCGGCAGCCCCCGCGTCGTTTACGAAAGATCAAGCGATCATGACCGAAGCGGAGATGGTCGAGCTACAGATTGCGAACATCCGCCGGGCGCTCAAGCAAGCCGGCGGAAAGATCTATGGCAAAGCAGGTGCGGCCGAACTGTTGGGGATCAAGCCGACCACGTTGGCATCACGGATGCGTACGTTGAAGATCGATCGCCACTGA
- a CDS encoding carboxymuconolactone decarboxylase family protein, which yields MSRLSQVAPEQANDKVRPLYDAVNKKLGMVPNMMKTMGHSAATLSAYLQFSGQLAGGVLTAKDRELIALAVGQSNECNYCLAAHSALGKHAGLSDEQIIDARRGSAVDSRDDALVQFAKAIVQKQGRVSDQDLSEVQSHGFQEDAITEIIAGVALNLLTNYFNHVADPVIDFPAAPELAVA from the coding sequence ATGTCACGTCTATCCCAAGTTGCCCCCGAACAAGCCAACGACAAAGTCCGCCCCCTGTACGACGCGGTCAACAAGAAGCTGGGCATGGTTCCGAACATGATGAAAACGATGGGTCATTCCGCGGCGACGCTTTCGGCGTACCTGCAGTTTAGCGGTCAACTCGCCGGCGGCGTGCTGACCGCCAAGGACCGCGAACTGATCGCCTTGGCGGTCGGCCAGTCGAACGAGTGCAACTATTGCTTGGCAGCCCATTCGGCACTCGGCAAGCACGCCGGCTTGTCCGACGAGCAAATCATTGATGCCCGCCGCGGCAGTGCGGTCGATTCCCGCGACGATGCGTTGGTGCAGTTCGCCAAAGCGATCGTTCAAAAGCAGGGCCGTGTCAGTGACCAAGATTTAAGCGAAGTTCAGTCTCATGGTTTCCAAGAGGATGCAATCACGGAAATCATCGCGGGGGTCGCATTGAACCTGTTGACCAACTACTTCAACCACGTGGCCGACCCTGTCATCGATTTCCCCGCCGCCCCGGAACTGGCGGTGGCTTAG
- a CDS encoding sulfatase family protein produces the protein MYRPVIRLLLTCPLRVGLLLCSLVLFVPNSLGQDAATSGSERPNVIIIFIDDMGFGDVGFNGATGPKTPHLDQMAREGMQFRDFYVGCAVCSGSRTALMTGTHYQRLNMAAVLFPNSNKGLHPDEVTIADMLLDAGYATKCVGKWHLGHLPPCLPTYQGFQSYFGIPYSNDMWIDPANRLADDIVLREGVTLEQLRAGEKQKNQVPLIRDEEVIEYPVDQSTITKRYTEESIRFIRQHRDEPFFLYLPHTMVHLPLAVSDAFKNRTGKLIWDAIEEVDWSVGEILGELRRAGLDERTLVIFTSDNGAAVGSSLPLRAKKGSVYDGGIREPTVMRWPGRIPAGTVCREVAASIDVLPTLAKLCRAELPQRPIDGHNIWSLMSGAKGATSPHQTYCLTHGPGTVRSGKWKYYPWPEGQSGRKADRSARDQNQGDRPSVQLYDTVADIGETRNVANEHPGVVQRLQAAWEAHNKELSANRRPAADLIRPKDALSPSRPGTPGRRSNSNVAPLDWATVEPGKTYPSSSVANLVKQPFTLTCKLSGDLASGVVVAHGGTLTGYSMYLHDGQLTFAIRQSGDTIRRVSLPLGPASDWTIVASVTPTAIRLKVNDNRAEVWQGDGRLLRHPAEELSIAFDSKMPVDPEGPTRRFDGTIKSIRFQID, from the coding sequence ATGTACCGACCGGTGATTCGTTTGCTGCTGACGTGCCCGCTTCGCGTGGGGCTGTTGTTGTGTAGCCTCGTTCTGTTCGTGCCGAATTCTTTGGGCCAGGACGCCGCTACCTCCGGCAGCGAAAGACCCAACGTCATCATCATCTTTATCGATGATATGGGGTTCGGCGATGTCGGCTTCAACGGAGCGACCGGCCCCAAGACACCGCATCTCGATCAGATGGCCAGGGAGGGGATGCAGTTTCGCGATTTCTATGTCGGCTGTGCCGTGTGCTCGGGGTCGCGCACGGCGCTGATGACGGGGACGCATTATCAGCGTTTGAACATGGCCGCGGTTTTGTTTCCCAACAGCAACAAAGGTCTGCATCCCGACGAGGTCACGATCGCTGACATGTTGCTCGACGCCGGCTACGCGACCAAGTGCGTCGGCAAGTGGCATCTCGGGCATCTACCGCCCTGCCTACCGACTTACCAAGGGTTTCAGTCGTACTTTGGAATCCCTTATAGCAATGACATGTGGATCGATCCGGCGAATCGATTGGCCGATGACATCGTGCTTCGCGAAGGAGTCACGCTGGAACAATTACGCGCGGGCGAAAAACAAAAGAATCAAGTGCCTTTGATACGAGACGAAGAGGTGATCGAATACCCTGTCGATCAATCCACCATCACGAAGCGTTACACCGAAGAGTCGATTCGCTTTATCCGGCAACATCGCGACGAGCCATTCTTTTTGTACTTGCCCCACACGATGGTACACTTGCCGCTGGCGGTTTCCGACGCATTCAAAAATCGCACCGGTAAATTGATCTGGGACGCGATCGAAGAAGTCGATTGGTCGGTCGGCGAAATCCTTGGCGAGCTTCGTCGTGCCGGCTTGGACGAACGAACGTTGGTGATCTTTACCAGTGACAACGGCGCCGCCGTCGGTTCGTCGTTGCCGCTACGGGCCAAAAAAGGCAGTGTGTACGACGGCGGTATCCGCGAGCCAACCGTCATGCGTTGGCCGGGCCGAATCCCCGCCGGAACGGTCTGCCGCGAAGTCGCCGCCTCGATCGATGTGTTGCCGACACTGGCCAAGCTCTGTCGAGCAGAATTGCCGCAACGTCCGATCGACGGACACAACATCTGGTCTCTGATGAGCGGCGCAAAAGGGGCGACCAGTCCGCATCAAACCTATTGCCTGACCCACGGTCCGGGCACGGTGCGCTCAGGAAAATGGAAGTATTATCCGTGGCCCGAAGGCCAGTCGGGGCGCAAGGCCGATCGGTCAGCTCGCGATCAAAATCAGGGTGACCGACCCAGCGTTCAGCTTTATGACACCGTCGCCGACATCGGGGAAACACGCAATGTTGCGAATGAACATCCCGGTGTCGTTCAACGTCTGCAGGCGGCTTGGGAAGCTCACAACAAGGAGCTGTCTGCCAATCGACGTCCCGCCGCCGACCTGATTCGGCCCAAGGATGCGTTGTCACCCAGTCGTCCCGGCACTCCGGGGCGTCGATCGAACAGCAACGTCGCGCCTCTGGACTGGGCTACGGTTGAACCCGGAAAAACCTACCCCTCAAGCTCTGTTGCGAATTTGGTCAAGCAACCGTTCACGTTGACGTGCAAGCTTTCCGGGGACTTGGCCAGTGGCGTCGTCGTGGCCCACGGTGGGACGCTGACCGGGTATTCAATGTACCTGCATGATGGTCAACTCACGTTCGCAATTCGGCAATCCGGGGACACGATTCGACGCGTCTCCCTACCGCTGGGACCTGCAAGTGATTGGACGATCGTCGCTTCGGTCACACCGACGGCGATTCGGCTGAAAGTCAATGACAACCGAGCAGAGGTTTGGCAGGGCGATGGGCGATTGCTGAGACATCCCGCAGAAGAGTTGTCGATTGCGTTCGATAGCAAGATGCCCGTCGACCCGGAAGGACCTACTCGTCGATTCGACGGTACGATCAAATCAATTCGATTTCAGATTGATTAG
- a CDS encoding arylsulfatase, protein MNRFIGLFIGALRQREWSSSMAAGTLMATGFFLLGEASMAAAESSPRPNVVVILADDSGWGDLSLHGNPNLETPHIDALAKQGAHIENFYVCAVCSPTRAEFLTGRYHNRMGVYSTSSGGERFDADEQTIGQLFQRAGYKTAAFGKWHSGMQWPYHPNARGFEEFYGFCSGHWGHYFDPMLEHNGKITSGKGFIIDDLTDHAIEFIDAAGEKPFFVYLPYNTPHSPMQVPQEYWDDFRSKDLTPDPKPENAKRQDTPHARAALAMVKNIDDNVGRLVSHLESTRKVSDTIVVYFSDNGPNGWRFNGGMKGRKGATNEGGLRSPLMIRYPAKVTEGTHISTVCGAIDLLPTLADLAGIPWEQQQIEGKPVDGISFARELTGSDRRLAADDRILFSRWKNRTTARTQSYRIHSSGELYDIESDRGESTDIAKTRPDIAAHLGKELLRWQQSIGDPKTDEPRPFPIAHPDATWTQLPARDATFNGSIKRSNRFPNCTYLHDWSDTESRIEWDVDALSAGRYEVQLYYVCPKEDVGATLKLALESDGGATTSNTASSITAKIETPVESPTIGAAEDRVERMEGYVKRWKPMTLGTIDIRPGRQTLSLVATEIPGSQACEMRLLMLRKLD, encoded by the coding sequence ATGAACCGATTCATTGGATTGTTTATTGGTGCTTTAAGACAACGAGAATGGTCGTCAAGCATGGCCGCCGGCACGCTGATGGCGACCGGATTCTTCTTGCTCGGCGAAGCATCGATGGCGGCGGCGGAATCCTCGCCTCGCCCGAACGTCGTCGTCATCTTGGCGGACGATTCCGGCTGGGGCGATCTCAGCCTGCACGGCAATCCAAACTTGGAAACGCCCCACATTGATGCACTCGCAAAGCAAGGCGCCCACATCGAGAATTTTTATGTCTGCGCGGTGTGCTCACCGACCCGTGCCGAATTTCTGACCGGGCGTTATCACAATCGCATGGGTGTTTACAGCACCTCATCGGGAGGCGAACGGTTTGATGCCGACGAACAAACCATCGGCCAACTATTTCAGCGTGCCGGTTACAAGACGGCGGCCTTCGGAAAATGGCACAGCGGGATGCAATGGCCTTACCATCCCAACGCACGTGGATTCGAAGAGTTCTATGGATTCTGCAGTGGACACTGGGGGCACTACTTTGATCCGATGCTTGAACACAACGGCAAGATCACCTCGGGCAAAGGGTTCATCATCGATGACTTGACCGACCATGCGATCGAGTTCATTGATGCCGCCGGCGAGAAACCTTTCTTTGTTTACCTGCCGTATAACACGCCACACTCGCCGATGCAGGTTCCGCAGGAATACTGGGACGACTTTCGGTCGAAAGATCTAACGCCAGATCCGAAACCCGAAAACGCGAAACGCCAAGACACACCGCATGCCCGGGCGGCGTTAGCGATGGTCAAGAATATCGATGACAATGTCGGACGACTCGTCAGCCACCTCGAATCGACCCGGAAGGTTTCCGACACCATCGTTGTCTACTTCAGCGACAACGGACCGAACGGCTGGCGTTTCAACGGGGGCATGAAAGGCCGGAAGGGAGCGACCAACGAAGGCGGACTGCGTTCGCCGCTGATGATTCGCTACCCCGCTAAAGTCACCGAAGGAACACACATCAGTACGGTGTGTGGGGCGATCGACCTACTGCCGACCCTGGCTGATTTGGCGGGAATCCCTTGGGAGCAACAACAGATCGAAGGCAAGCCGGTTGACGGGATTTCCTTCGCACGCGAACTAACCGGTTCTGATCGTCGACTGGCCGCCGATGATCGAATCCTGTTCAGTCGGTGGAAGAATCGCACAACCGCGCGAACGCAATCGTATCGGATTCACAGCAGCGGAGAACTGTACGACATAGAATCCGATCGTGGCGAATCAACCGACATCGCGAAAACTCGCCCCGACATCGCCGCGCACCTCGGCAAAGAACTCCTCCGCTGGCAACAGTCGATCGGTGACCCAAAGACCGACGAACCTCGTCCGTTCCCAATCGCCCATCCCGATGCGACATGGACACAGCTTCCGGCGCGGGATGCGACCTTCAACGGATCCATCAAACGTAGCAACCGCTTTCCCAACTGCACCTACCTGCACGACTGGAGCGATACCGAAAGCCGGATCGAATGGGATGTCGATGCGTTGTCGGCCGGTCGGTACGAAGTTCAGTTGTATTACGTGTGCCCCAAAGAGGACGTCGGCGCGACGCTAAAGCTGGCCCTTGAAAGCGACGGCGGCGCGACCACGTCGAACACGGCTTCGTCGATCACCGCCAAGATTGAAACTCCGGTGGAAAGCCCAACCATCGGTGCCGCCGAGGACCGCGTCGAACGGATGGAAGGTTACGTCAAACGTTGGAAACCGATGACACTGGGCACCATCGACATCCGGCCCGGTCGGCAAACGCTGTCGCTTGTGGCGACCGAGATCCCCGGATCGCAGGCCTGCGAAATGCGATTGCTGATGCTTCGCAAGTTGGACTGA
- the folK gene encoding 2-amino-4-hydroxy-6-hydroxymethyldihydropteridine diphosphokinase: MKPSSQPLSRPLPGQSTARHVQVSQCLISFGSNLGDRHDLIAAAAEEISRWEIISAEKPLETSRLFETPPIGGPGGQEPFLNAIGAFETTAPAREILDRLQELETRLGRQRRRRWDARSIDLDVVLHGRLVGGATGLVVPHPRYTARQFVLRPACDVVPHFCDPRFGWTMAQISQHLLQGAPSLALVTGSQALRETLCRRLEAEHGIEYRRFSPVQPSLDQSGLDQLDLAQPNPDKTGAIAESDEPASTTLPWVTDGLSLPSQRFHSHSESVDGHKTLTPQGNAMPRLLVRIHRSEDNLRWPAPHLMWPSGWQWPEYRLECSDLDWAVSELSSAFDSMRCEVKPVSEDGRWWKK, translated from the coding sequence ATGAAACCTTCATCTCAGCCATTGTCACGACCGTTGCCCGGACAGTCGACGGCGCGGCACGTCCAGGTGTCGCAATGCTTGATTAGCTTCGGCAGCAATCTCGGCGATCGACATGACTTGATCGCCGCGGCGGCCGAAGAGATTTCACGGTGGGAAATTATTTCGGCCGAGAAACCGCTGGAGACAAGCCGCCTATTTGAAACGCCTCCGATCGGTGGCCCCGGGGGGCAAGAGCCGTTCCTCAATGCAATTGGCGCTTTCGAAACGACCGCACCGGCTCGCGAGATTCTCGATCGACTGCAAGAGCTGGAAACACGCCTTGGGCGACAACGACGAAGGCGGTGGGACGCCCGATCGATCGACCTCGATGTCGTCCTTCATGGACGGCTCGTCGGCGGGGCAACCGGATTAGTGGTCCCACACCCTCGCTACACGGCGCGTCAATTTGTCCTCCGCCCGGCATGCGACGTCGTGCCACATTTCTGCGATCCACGGTTCGGCTGGACGATGGCTCAGATCAGCCAGCATTTACTCCAAGGAGCCCCGTCACTTGCCCTGGTGACCGGTTCGCAAGCATTACGAGAGACCCTTTGCCGCCGACTGGAGGCTGAGCATGGGATTGAGTACCGGCGTTTTTCCCCCGTTCAACCTAGTCTCGATCAATCGGGCCTCGATCAACTGGACCTAGCTCAACCTAACCCAGACAAAACCGGCGCGATTGCCGAGTCGGACGAACCCGCGAGTACGACCTTGCCTTGGGTCACCGACGGCCTGAGCCTGCCATCGCAGCGATTTCACAGCCACAGCGAATCGGTCGATGGTCACAAGACGCTGACACCACAGGGCAACGCAATGCCGCGTCTTTTGGTGCGAATCCACCGATCAGAAGACAACCTTCGTTGGCCGGCACCGCATTTAATGTGGCCGAGTGGCTGGCAGTGGCCGGAATACCGTCTCGAATGCAGCGACCTGGACTGGGCAGTCAGCGAATTGTCCTCAGCATTTGACTCAATGCGATGTGAAGTCAAACCGGTCAGTGAAGACGGACGTTGGTGGAAGAAATAA